One Microcaecilia unicolor chromosome 4, aMicUni1.1, whole genome shotgun sequence genomic region harbors:
- the ALOX5AP gene encoding arachidonate 5-lipoxygenase-activating protein encodes MEHDMLGDIVLLGTVTLLSAVQNAFFQNKVENECKTQTSRSFQRTGSPAFERVYTANQNCIDAYPNFLVMLWCAGIFCSQAPAAFAGLMYLFVRQKYFVGYLGEKTQSTPGYIFGKRIMLFLFLMSMAGILNYFLIFWFGQDFNVYIKTLSGTISPLLLIP; translated from the exons ATGGAGCATGACATGCTGGGAGACATTGTACTGCTAGGCACAGTGACTCTGCTAAGCGCTGTGCAGAATG cattttttcaAAATAAAGTGGAGAATGAGTGCAAGACCCAGACCTCAAGGAGTTTCCAAAGGACAGGATCTCCTGCTTTTGAGCGAGTCTACACTGCAAA CCAAAACTGCATTGATGCATATCCAAATTTTCTTGTTATGCTTTGGTGTGCAGGAATATTTTGCAGCCAAG CTCCTGCTGCCTTTGCTGGATTGATGTATTTGTTTGTGAGACAAAAGTACTTTGTTGGATACTTAGGAGAAAAGACTCAGAG cacacctGGTTATATTTTTGGGAAACGTATAATGCTGTTCTTGTTCCTTATGTCAATGGCTGGAATACTCAACTATTTCCTCATCTTCTGGTTTGGACAAGACTTTAATGTGTATATAAAAACTCTCAGTGGTACCATTTCTCCACTGCTTCTCATTCCTTAA